From one Treponema denticola genomic stretch:
- a CDS encoding BrnT family toxin, with the protein MVRDCFEWDTTKNDNNKRKHGVSFEDAILIFDDPYLLEKYDSKHSEYEDRFLAIGSICGLVLIAVAYTDRAGITRIISARSATKAEKELYYDKINEYYGS; encoded by the coding sequence ATGGTTCGAGATTGTTTTGAATGGGATACTACTAAAAATGATAATAATAAAAGGAAACATGGTGTTTCTTTTGAAGATGCTATCTTAATTTTTGATGATCCCTATTTGCTTGAAAAATATGATTCAAAACATTCCGAATATGAAGATAGATTTTTAGCAATTGGTTCTATATGTGGTCTGGTGCTTATAGCTGTAGCATATACGGATAGGGCCGGTATAACAAGGATTATATCTGCAAGATCTGCAACTAAGGCAGAAAAGGAATTATACTATGATAAAATCAATGAATATTACGGAAGCTAA
- a CDS encoding TIGR01440 family protein, producing the protein MSGIDLEKIKEETIAALNELLEAASLKAGDILVLGCSTSEVSGGVIGKASNEEAGRTIVSALLSVLEPKGIFLAVQGCEHINRALVIEKESQEKYGFEEVSVVPALHAGGAASLAAYNLFKSPVMIEHVRAHAGIDIGDTEIGMHVKFVQVPVRLKTKYIGSARLTALKSRPKLIGGERAVYEKC; encoded by the coding sequence ATGAGCGGGATCGATTTAGAAAAAATAAAAGAAGAAACTATAGCCGCCTTAAATGAGCTTCTTGAAGCGGCTTCTTTAAAAGCCGGAGACATACTTGTTCTAGGCTGCAGCACCAGCGAGGTTTCGGGAGGAGTAATCGGTAAGGCCTCAAATGAAGAAGCCGGAAGAACAATAGTTTCCGCCCTGCTTTCAGTCCTTGAACCTAAGGGAATCTTTTTGGCGGTTCAAGGCTGCGAACACATAAACCGAGCCCTCGTTATCGAAAAGGAATCTCAAGAAAAATACGGCTTTGAAGAGGTGTCCGTAGTTCCCGCCCTCCACGCAGGAGGAGCCGCTTCCCTCGCCGCCTACAATCTTTTTAAGTCTCCTGTTATGATAGAACATGTAAGGGCCCATGCCGGCATTGACATAGGAGACACCGAAATCGGAATGCATGTAAAATTTGTGCAAGTACCCGTAAGGCTTAAAACCAAGTACATAGGCTCGGCGAGGCTCACAGCTCTCAAAAGCCGCCCCAAATTGATAGGCGGCGAAAGAGCCGTGTATGAAAAATGCTAG
- a CDS encoding DNA alkylation repair protein — MKTKQTLIQTKLFSFEDKEYKDFNKKLIPNIDENTMIGIRTPVLRKFAKEFFKTEPEQVSDFMKDVPHKYFEENNLHGFFIENIKDFNEVLKETEKFLPYIDNWATCDSFSPKIFKKHHEEIYKKILVWLKSKHTYTIRYAIGLLLSNYLDEHFRPEMLELVSKIRSDEYYVNMMIAWYFSFALIKQYKTALPYIKNKKLDTFTHNKAIQKAIESYRIPKKVKELLRAMKVKG; from the coding sequence ATGAAAACAAAACAAACCCTAATCCAAACTAAACTTTTCTCCTTTGAAGATAAAGAGTACAAAGACTTCAATAAAAAGCTGATTCCCAATATTGATGAAAATACGATGATAGGCATCAGAACTCCCGTCCTGCGTAAATTTGCAAAAGAGTTTTTTAAGACCGAGCCGGAACAAGTTTCGGACTTTATGAAGGATGTGCCGCACAAATATTTTGAAGAAAACAACCTGCACGGCTTTTTTATCGAAAACATAAAAGATTTTAATGAAGTGCTAAAAGAGACCGAAAAATTTTTGCCCTACATCGACAACTGGGCAACCTGCGACAGCTTTTCTCCTAAGATATTCAAAAAGCACCATGAAGAAATTTACAAAAAAATTTTGGTATGGCTAAAATCGAAGCATACCTATACCATTAGGTACGCCATCGGACTTTTATTATCGAATTATCTTGACGAGCATTTTAGACCTGAAATGTTGGAGCTTGTTTCAAAAATCAGATCCGATGAGTACTATGTAAACATGATGATAGCTTGGTATTTTAGCTTTGCCCTCATCAAGCAATATAAAACAGCCCTCCCCTACATCAAAAACAAAAAGCTTGATACATTCACCCACAACAAGGCTATCCAAAAAGCCATCGAAAGCTACCGCATTCCGAAGAAAGTAAAAGAGCTTTTAAGAGCGATGAAGGTGAAGGGTTAA
- a CDS encoding tetratricopeptide repeat protein, with product MITGKRFKFILLTFIFAAGLFAQDKPDALKLYRQGRSLDSIGRREDARTAYLSAIEICRNELKVNSKNMDSYAVYTWCLFRLGRYKDTELVCSDALKIGRDARIIETLAEAQFFLGNYKDALRNMEMYIEMAPNGERISVAHFFVGEIYRNTKKYHKADIAYSISVHLEPSNSLWWYRLGIVREAAGEKEDAIAAYQTAVKLRPEFKEAAEALKRVKI from the coding sequence ATGATAACCGGAAAACGTTTTAAATTTATTCTATTGACTTTTATTTTTGCTGCAGGTCTTTTTGCACAAGATAAACCTGATGCTCTAAAGCTTTACAGGCAGGGACGAAGCCTTGATTCCATAGGAAGGCGTGAAGATGCCAGAACCGCTTATCTATCCGCTATAGAAATTTGCCGTAACGAATTAAAGGTAAATTCTAAGAATATGGATTCTTATGCCGTATATACATGGTGCCTTTTTAGATTGGGCCGATACAAGGACACCGAGCTGGTATGTAGTGATGCCTTAAAAATAGGGAGGGATGCCAGAATTATCGAAACCTTGGCAGAGGCTCAGTTTTTCCTCGGGAATTATAAAGACGCGTTGCGGAATATGGAAATGTATATCGAGATGGCTCCTAACGGAGAACGTATAAGCGTTGCCCATTTTTTTGTCGGAGAGATTTACCGAAATACAAAAAAATATCACAAGGCCGATATTGCTTATTCCATTTCAGTGCACTTGGAGCCTTCCAATTCTCTTTGGTGGTATAGGCTGGGAATTGTCCGTGAAGCGGCCGGAGAAAAAGAAGATGCGATTGCAGCCTATCAAACGGCAGTAAAACTCCGCCCCGAGTTTAAGGAAGCAGCCGAAGCCCTCAAACGGGTAAAGATTTAA
- a CDS encoding BrnA antitoxin family protein — translation MNITEAKKNLTKEKIEELKALNDRPIDTSDIPELTKADFLEMYRPIKKPLSIRLDSDIIAWLKSYGKGYQSRINTILRQAMNTDKKANVF, via the coding sequence ATGAATATTACGGAAGCTAAGAAAAACTTAACAAAAGAAAAAATTGAAGAATTAAAAGCTTTAAATGACAGACCTATAGATACTTCAGACATTCCTGAACTAACAAAAGCTGATTTTTTGGAAATGTACCGCCCTATTAAAAAGCCCTTATCAATAAGACTTGATTCCGATATTATTGCTTGGCTTAAATCATACGGAAAAGGTTACCAAAGCCGTATAAATACTATTTTAAGACAAGCTATGAATACCGATAAAAAAGCAAATGTTTTTTAA
- a CDS encoding ABC transporter substrate-binding protein, whose translation MKKSFAVKILYLCMSFLILAGCTNKGRKQVTAEIEFWSFPNFTSETGEGGGFEKSLIEAFQKEYPGIKVNFTLISFADGEAKIEAAIAEGKAPDVIYDAPGRILAWADRGLLEPLDDVLATEKPYITTGLLEISAGKDRRSYMYPMHGGPFSMAFNKEMLEDLGLIDLLPYKRLDRCWTVAEYETLLKSLKEKLPKGKTPGVFYYKTMGGDQGTRAFLVNLFGDANLLNEDYSKYIFNSPQAVKNLKWTIDAMKEGLLLDGAELTSNDAISMFAESKAAHTILYSPQLNKMYDGKRKYKGKDFTPIYMPFPNDSSAPLLEFLAGGACVFKSSDKQKIEAAKLFLKFAATDEVWAAKLVKATGGFPATSKIQIETSDDEILYNSVLQKFFGQYYNNITGFSKMREYWNKALKEASSGKDIQNVLNSFVKDADRTLGE comes from the coding sequence ATGAAAAAATCTTTTGCAGTGAAAATTTTATATTTGTGTATGTCTTTTTTAATTCTTGCAGGATGTACAAACAAAGGAAGAAAGCAGGTTACTGCCGAAATCGAATTTTGGAGCTTTCCCAATTTTACATCTGAAACAGGAGAAGGCGGCGGTTTTGAAAAAAGTCTTATAGAGGCATTTCAAAAAGAATATCCCGGCATTAAGGTTAATTTTACGCTTATAAGCTTTGCAGATGGTGAGGCAAAAATCGAAGCTGCCATAGCTGAAGGCAAGGCTCCGGATGTCATTTATGATGCACCCGGCCGTATTCTTGCTTGGGCGGACAGAGGTTTATTGGAACCATTGGATGATGTTCTTGCAACCGAAAAGCCCTATATTACCACAGGTCTTTTGGAAATTTCAGCCGGTAAAGACAGGCGTTCGTACATGTATCCCATGCACGGAGGTCCTTTTTCTATGGCGTTTAATAAAGAGATGCTTGAAGATTTGGGGCTCATAGATCTTTTACCCTACAAACGCTTAGATCGGTGCTGGACCGTAGCCGAATATGAAACTCTTCTTAAATCTTTAAAAGAAAAACTGCCTAAAGGAAAAACTCCGGGTGTCTTCTATTATAAGACTATGGGCGGTGATCAAGGAACAAGAGCTTTTTTGGTAAACCTTTTCGGAGATGCCAATCTTTTAAATGAAGACTATTCAAAATATATTTTTAATTCTCCTCAAGCCGTAAAGAATTTGAAGTGGACTATTGATGCAATGAAAGAAGGTCTTTTGCTTGATGGTGCAGAGCTTACTTCCAATGATGCAATTTCCATGTTTGCAGAGTCAAAGGCAGCTCACACTATTTTATATTCACCGCAGCTTAATAAAATGTATGACGGAAAACGAAAGTATAAGGGTAAAGATTTTACTCCGATTTATATGCCTTTCCCAAATGATTCTTCTGCACCTTTACTGGAATTTTTAGCAGGCGGAGCTTGTGTGTTTAAAAGTTCCGATAAACAAAAAATAGAAGCGGCAAAACTGTTTTTAAAATTTGCCGCAACTGATGAAGTCTGGGCTGCTAAACTTGTAAAGGCTACAGGAGGATTTCCGGCTACATCTAAAATTCAAATTGAAACTTCAGATGACGAAATATTATATAATTCCGTTCTTCAAAAATTTTTCGGCCAATATTATAATAATATAACAGGATTTTCTAAAATGCGTGAGTATTGGAATAAGGCATTAAAAGAAGCGTCATCGGGTAAAGATATTCAAAATGTTCTAAACTCTTTTGTAAAAGATGCAGACCGTACATTGGGAGAATAA
- a CDS encoding methyl-accepting chemotaxis protein, translating to MKQENKNIDKRFKLFSIKNKMVSVFIFFAVSLLTVICIISVYLASFFLMRNTEYFIKELAEGSSKVLNERADSIFKKLDTFSNMPIIQDDSVPYSEKINLFKNEIQMLKQSGWISFGISGLDGVLYNTDGKTEKINNTEWFKSVIKGKYVITEPEMSLTKRKYVSILAIPLRDLQGKIVGTITASILGDSLSNLISDIIVGETGQAYLISPSGIILGSRRPEILYKNFFSEILNSEKTDFSIFLKDALESKKSAVQVSKINGVKHISALSTMRYSGWKLLITAPASEFISENVSNLLNIFLVVVLCGIVIAVLIGFFTANNIVKPINKVIEVLKNISQGEGDLTVRLPLIGNNEITELSEYFNRTIEKIGNSMQSVGVNSRSMAEIGSDLASNMNRTADSVHEITENINGVKQQALTQATSVTETAATIEQIIKNIKQLNASIENQAESVSRSSASIEQMTANIASITQTLEKTDELIKTLAESTEDGKEIVSKSNRVTQKIAEESGGLLEASSVIEHIASQTNLLAMNAAIEAAHAGEAGKGFAVVADEIRKLAEESSAQGKTITATLKALSGEIDSLSVSSKTAEEKFSLIFSFSEQVKSMSEFLTQSMREQENAGVEILNAIKNINSVTFEVSNGSAEMLRGGEQVAEEMTKLDGLTRKITLSMNEMACSAVQISNAMKEVNEITQKNKISIENLAFEVNKFKV from the coding sequence ATGAAACAAGAAAACAAAAATATCGATAAACGATTTAAATTATTTTCAATAAAAAATAAGATGGTATCGGTTTTTATATTTTTTGCCGTATCTCTTTTGACGGTAATATGTATAATCTCGGTATATCTTGCTTCTTTTTTTCTTATGCGTAATACCGAATATTTTATTAAAGAATTGGCTGAAGGTTCTTCTAAAGTTTTAAATGAGAGGGCTGATTCAATATTTAAAAAACTGGATACATTTTCAAATATGCCGATTATTCAAGATGACTCTGTTCCTTATTCTGAGAAAATTAATTTATTTAAAAATGAAATTCAAATGCTAAAACAAAGCGGATGGATTAGTTTCGGAATAAGCGGTCTTGACGGTGTCTTGTATAATACGGACGGTAAAACTGAAAAAATAAACAATACTGAGTGGTTTAAATCTGTTATAAAGGGAAAATATGTAATTACAGAACCTGAAATGTCTTTAACAAAAAGAAAATACGTTTCCATACTTGCAATTCCCTTACGCGATTTACAGGGAAAAATTGTAGGAACTATTACTGCTTCAATTTTAGGCGATTCCTTATCAAATTTAATCAGTGATATAATTGTCGGCGAAACGGGACAGGCTTATCTTATCAGCCCTTCAGGAATTATTTTGGGAAGCCGCAGACCGGAAATTTTATATAAAAATTTTTTTTCCGAAATATTAAATTCGGAGAAAACTGATTTTTCAATATTTTTAAAAGATGCCCTCGAATCAAAAAAATCGGCTGTACAAGTTTCTAAAATAAACGGAGTAAAACATATTTCAGCTCTGTCTACAATGAGATATTCGGGATGGAAATTATTGATAACGGCTCCGGCTTCGGAATTTATTTCAGAGAATGTATCTAACCTGCTAAATATTTTTCTCGTTGTTGTTTTGTGCGGTATTGTTATTGCGGTACTTATAGGATTTTTTACTGCAAACAATATTGTTAAACCGATTAATAAAGTAATTGAAGTTCTTAAAAATATTTCGCAAGGCGAGGGCGATTTAACTGTAAGACTGCCTTTAATCGGTAATAATGAAATTACCGAGCTGTCTGAATATTTTAATAGAACAATTGAAAAAATAGGAAATTCAATGCAGTCCGTAGGAGTTAACAGCCGCTCAATGGCTGAAATCGGATCTGACCTAGCGTCAAATATGAACCGGACAGCAGATTCCGTTCATGAAATTACTGAAAATATTAACGGCGTAAAACAGCAGGCTTTAACGCAGGCTACAAGTGTTACGGAAACGGCTGCAACAATTGAACAGATAATCAAAAATATTAAACAGCTAAATGCTTCAATTGAAAATCAAGCTGAAAGCGTTTCACGCTCATCGGCTTCAATAGAACAGATGACTGCCAATATTGCTTCTATAACTCAAACCTTGGAAAAGACCGATGAGCTTATTAAAACTCTTGCCGAATCGACTGAGGACGGAAAAGAAATTGTTTCTAAATCAAATAGAGTAACTCAAAAAATTGCGGAAGAATCTGGCGGTCTTTTAGAGGCAAGCAGTGTTATTGAGCATATTGCAAGTCAAACAAATCTTTTGGCTATGAATGCGGCTATTGAAGCAGCTCATGCAGGAGAAGCCGGAAAAGGATTTGCCGTAGTTGCCGACGAAATCAGAAAATTAGCTGAAGAGTCAAGTGCACAGGGAAAAACAATTACAGCAACGCTTAAAGCCTTAAGCGGCGAAATCGATTCCTTGTCAGTATCTTCTAAAACGGCTGAAGAAAAATTCAGTTTAATTTTTAGTTTTTCCGAACAAGTAAAATCTATGAGTGAATTTTTAACCCAGTCCATGCGTGAGCAGGAAAATGCCGGCGTAGAAATTTTAAATGCTATAAAAAATATTAATTCCGTAACTTTTGAAGTAAGTAACGGTTCGGCTGAAATGTTAAGGGGCGGAGAACAGGTTGCTGAAGAGATGACTAAATTAGACGGCTTAACCCGAAAAATTACGCTAAGCATGAATGAGATGGCTTGCAGTGCCGTTCAGATAAGTAATGCCATGAAGGAAGTCAATGAAATTACACAAAAAAATAAAATAAGCATTGAAAATCTGGCATTTGAGGTTAATAAATTTAAAGTATAG
- a CDS encoding flagellar motor switch protein FliG, protein MSDIESQMLKKGLIKVPIDEKSAGKESPYKRVAKFLFIIGAEQAANVLRQLTKEQIDKVVAELVTVQSIDKKEAYDILNEFNDIYNKNKNLLGGVDTAKTILTEAFGEARAEEILETAVPPKMPKPFEYLEGMDKDRLTRILQGELPATKAIVLSQLEPKQAAAYISSIEDEDEKKDIILRLAKLKKIDAEVLTQVSEALKKKLADVNLNRTSSVDGVSVLADILRKLDYETGSSILDSLDLEDENLTETIKRKLVTLDDVINMNPKHIQYLISPMTDKELALLIHNQSEEFRKVILANMSKSRAALVLDEEQYMGPVLKRDLNNAVDRFLARVKNEAERGRVIIEKDEDDKFVY, encoded by the coding sequence ATGAGTGATATTGAAAGTCAAATGTTAAAAAAGGGGCTTATAAAGGTTCCTATCGATGAAAAAAGTGCCGGAAAAGAGAGTCCTTATAAGAGAGTTGCCAAATTCCTTTTTATAATCGGGGCGGAGCAGGCTGCCAATGTTTTAAGGCAGCTAACCAAGGAGCAGATAGACAAGGTTGTAGCAGAGCTTGTTACGGTTCAATCGATAGATAAAAAAGAAGCCTATGATATTCTAAATGAATTTAACGATATCTATAATAAAAACAAAAACCTTTTAGGCGGTGTCGATACGGCTAAGACTATTTTAACCGAAGCCTTCGGCGAGGCCAGGGCAGAAGAGATTCTTGAAACTGCCGTGCCTCCTAAAATGCCTAAACCTTTTGAGTATCTTGAAGGGATGGATAAGGATCGCCTGACGCGGATATTACAAGGTGAGCTTCCGGCTACAAAGGCCATAGTTCTTTCTCAATTGGAACCTAAGCAGGCCGCAGCCTATATAAGTTCCATCGAAGATGAAGACGAAAAAAAAGACATCATCTTACGCCTTGCAAAACTTAAAAAAATAGATGCTGAAGTTCTTACTCAGGTAAGTGAGGCCTTAAAAAAGAAACTTGCCGACGTAAATTTAAACCGCACAAGCTCGGTTGACGGTGTTTCCGTATTGGCCGATATCTTGCGTAAACTGGATTATGAGACCGGCTCGAGTATTTTGGATTCTCTTGATCTTGAAGATGAAAATTTAACCGAAACTATAAAACGAAAACTTGTTACCCTTGATGATGTTATAAATATGAATCCAAAACACATTCAATATCTAATCTCTCCTATGACCGATAAAGAATTGGCTCTTTTGATACATAATCAAAGTGAAGAATTTAGAAAGGTAATCTTGGCGAATATGTCTAAAAGCCGTGCTGCCTTAGTTCTCGATGAAGAGCAATACATGGGACCTGTTCTAAAGCGTGACCTAAATAATGCCGTTGACCGTTTTTTAGCCCGAGTGAAAAATGAAGCAGAGCGGGGAAGGGTTATTATAGAAAAAGATGAAGACGATAAGTTTGTGTATTAG
- the purL gene encoding phosphoribosylformylglycinamidine synthase subunit PurL, whose product MNIYRFCVKSKEGLHFQIPKNEELLKQAHVLGFKAVKEINTEALYFVRGNLSNEEKKVLADFLFCDELYEYSQTEGFTIEGKKNIFHIETALKPGVTDSSSREALRAVKELGIRGVEEITSGKAYDIQGELSQSEIEKIAKSLLCNDIIEQYKIGFVEPAWAHEHDGKNEPNTKVELIDIAPMNDEELLALSNERRAALDIYEMRAIREFYKTEKRPCTDAEFETIAQTWSEHCVHKTFKAKIDIDGTSLTEEQKKAYPGLCVNSIIKTYIKKATDDINAPWVLSSFVDNAGIIEFDEKYEVSFKAETHNHPSAIEPFGGANTGVGGVIRDVMGVSARPFAVTDVLCFGHPDTPAENVPKGTLHPKRIISGVIEGVKDYGNKMGIPTVNGGVHYHEAYASNPLVYCGCAGIAPRGKHRTKPSAGDHIISLGGKTGRDGLRGATFSSMVMDASTGDVAGSSVQIGEPIIQKKVAEVLIDARDQGLYSAITDCGAGGYSSAVGEMASVLGCDVDLAKIPVKYQGLAPWELWLSEAQERMVIAVPNDKLDALQKLCDANDVELTNLGRFTGDAVLRVRFGEKEIINLSCGFLHSGPPQRKLKAAPPKDGKPFIKYPEYKEPDLNEALKAVINHHAVNSKEDIVRLYDHEVQGGTILRPYDGPEGNVPQDAAVIKPMETEGKKAVAISNALNPRQGLLDPYAAAASAIDEAVRNAVAAGADPEKTAILDNFCLGDPNRPETMWALIEMARSCYDTALVFKTPFISGKDSFNNEYLSSEGKRVSIPPSLLISAMGIVPDIGKVPGSDFKKEGSAIYLVGKPQFSFGGSVFAELFGIPSGESDAVPPFKKEAAELYKKLHSNIMKGLVLSCHDLSEGGLAAALYEMCLSGIGAELKEDFHTKLGASKIASLFGETTGCLLVEVKEENRSAFEKEMEGASIYEIGKTCGKAGLKL is encoded by the coding sequence ATGAATATTTACCGATTTTGTGTTAAAAGTAAGGAAGGCTTACACTTTCAAATACCCAAAAATGAAGAGCTTTTAAAGCAGGCCCATGTTCTCGGTTTTAAAGCCGTTAAAGAAATAAATACCGAAGCCCTTTATTTTGTACGCGGAAATCTTTCAAATGAAGAAAAAAAGGTACTGGCCGACTTTTTGTTTTGCGATGAGCTTTATGAGTACAGCCAAACCGAAGGCTTTACAATAGAAGGTAAAAAAAATATTTTCCATATCGAAACAGCCTTAAAGCCGGGAGTTACGGACTCATCTTCACGCGAGGCCTTGAGAGCGGTCAAAGAGCTCGGTATTCGCGGCGTTGAAGAAATTACCAGCGGAAAAGCCTACGATATTCAGGGCGAACTGAGCCAATCCGAAATAGAAAAGATTGCAAAAAGCCTTTTATGCAATGACATTATAGAACAGTATAAAATAGGTTTTGTAGAACCTGCATGGGCTCATGAACATGACGGAAAAAATGAACCTAACACAAAAGTTGAACTCATAGACATAGCCCCCATGAACGATGAGGAGCTTTTAGCCCTTTCAAATGAAAGACGGGCTGCCTTGGATATTTACGAGATGAGGGCTATCAGAGAATTCTACAAGACAGAAAAACGGCCTTGTACCGATGCGGAATTTGAAACTATAGCCCAAACTTGGAGCGAGCACTGCGTTCATAAAACCTTTAAGGCAAAAATAGATATTGACGGCACCTCTCTAACAGAGGAACAAAAAAAAGCCTATCCCGGTCTTTGCGTAAACAGCATAATTAAAACCTATATCAAAAAGGCCACTGACGACATCAATGCTCCTTGGGTGCTTTCCTCCTTTGTGGACAATGCAGGTATTATAGAATTTGACGAAAAATACGAAGTTTCATTTAAGGCGGAAACTCATAATCATCCTTCCGCCATTGAGCCCTTCGGAGGAGCCAATACGGGAGTCGGCGGTGTTATCAGAGATGTTATGGGCGTTTCAGCCCGTCCCTTTGCCGTAACCGATGTTCTTTGCTTCGGCCATCCCGACACTCCGGCAGAAAATGTTCCCAAGGGAACACTTCATCCTAAACGCATAATCTCAGGCGTTATAGAAGGAGTTAAGGACTACGGAAACAAAATGGGCATTCCGACCGTAAACGGAGGAGTTCACTACCACGAAGCTTATGCTTCAAATCCTTTAGTCTACTGCGGATGTGCAGGTATTGCTCCCAGAGGCAAGCACCGCACAAAGCCCTCGGCCGGAGATCACATTATTTCTTTAGGCGGAAAAACGGGACGGGACGGTCTTAGGGGAGCTACATTTTCTTCGATGGTAATGGATGCAAGCACCGGCGATGTTGCAGGCTCATCGGTTCAAATTGGAGAACCTATAATTCAAAAAAAAGTAGCGGAAGTTCTTATAGATGCCCGCGATCAAGGTCTTTATTCTGCAATTACCGACTGCGGAGCGGGAGGTTATTCTTCTGCAGTAGGCGAAATGGCTTCGGTGCTCGGCTGCGATGTAGACCTCGCAAAAATCCCCGTAAAATATCAGGGCCTTGCCCCATGGGAGCTCTGGCTTTCGGAGGCACAAGAAAGAATGGTTATCGCCGTTCCAAATGATAAACTCGATGCCTTACAAAAGCTCTGCGATGCCAATGATGTGGAATTGACAAACCTCGGCCGTTTTACCGGAGATGCCGTTTTAAGGGTACGCTTCGGCGAAAAGGAAATAATAAATCTTTCATGCGGCTTTTTACATTCGGGTCCGCCGCAGAGAAAGCTAAAAGCCGCTCCTCCAAAAGATGGAAAACCTTTTATAAAATACCCGGAATATAAGGAACCCGATCTGAATGAGGCTCTAAAGGCAGTGATAAATCATCATGCCGTAAATTCAAAAGAAGACATAGTAAGGCTTTACGACCATGAAGTTCAGGGCGGAACAATTCTACGCCCCTATGACGGCCCTGAAGGGAATGTACCTCAAGATGCAGCCGTTATAAAGCCTATGGAAACGGAAGGAAAAAAAGCCGTTGCTATCTCAAATGCCTTAAACCCGAGGCAGGGGCTTTTGGATCCTTACGCAGCCGCAGCAAGTGCGATAGACGAAGCTGTCCGAAATGCCGTTGCAGCCGGAGCAGACCCCGAAAAAACAGCCATCCTCGATAACTTTTGCTTAGGAGATCCCAACCGTCCCGAAACCATGTGGGCACTGATAGAGATGGCACGCTCTTGCTATGACACTGCCCTCGTCTTTAAAACCCCCTTTATTTCAGGAAAGGACTCCTTTAATAACGAATACCTAAGCTCGGAGGGAAAAAGAGTTTCCATTCCGCCGTCACTTTTAATATCGGCGATGGGAATAGTTCCCGACATCGGAAAGGTTCCGGGCTCGGACTTTAAAAAAGAAGGCTCGGCTATTTACCTTGTAGGTAAACCTCAATTTTCTTTCGGCGGCTCGGTCTTTGCAGAACTTTTCGGCATTCCTTCAGGAGAAAGCGATGCCGTTCCTCCCTTTAAAAAAGAAGCGGCTGAGCTTTATAAAAAACTTCACTCCAATATAATGAAGGGCTTGGTGCTTTCATGCCATGACCTAAGCGAGGGAGGCCTTGCTGCCGCCCTATACGAAATGTGTTTAAGCGGCATAGGAGCCGAATTAAAAGAAGACTTCCACACAAAGCTGGGAGCTTCAAAGATTGCAAGCCTCTTTGGAGAAACCACAGGCTGCCTTCTTGTAGAAGTAAAAGAAGAAAACCGTTCTGCCTTTGAAAAGGAAATGGAAGGTGCTTCAATTTACGAGATAGGAAAAACCTGCGGAAAGGCAGGATTAAAACTTTAA